The following proteins are co-located in the Manihot esculenta cultivar AM560-2 chromosome 7, M.esculenta_v8, whole genome shotgun sequence genome:
- the LOC110619215 gene encoding ras-related protein RABA4c gives MSKLQVNFNQNIDYVFKIVLIGDSAVGKSQLLARFARNEFNLDSKATIGVEFQTKTIVIDHKTIKAQVWDTAGQERYRAVTSAYYRGAVGAMLVYDISKRQSFDHIARWLEELREHADNNTVIMLVGNKSDLGTLRAVPTEDAKEFAEKENLFFMETSALESTNVESAFLSVLTEIYRVVSKKSLVANDEHGHGGNVSLLKGTNIVVPGQEPEPEARSSGCCSRS, from the exons ATGTCGAAGCTGCAAGTGAATTTCAATCAGAACATAGACTACGTGTTTAAAATTGTACTGATTGGTGACTCGGCTGTGGGGAAATCGCAGCTCCTGGCTCGATTCGCCAGGAACGAGTTCAATTTGGATTCCAAAGCCACGATCGGAGTTGAGTTCCAGACTAAAACTATCGTTATTGATCACAAAACCATCAAGGCTCAGGTTTGGGACACTGCAGGTCAAGAACG GTATCGAGCAGTGACGAGCGCATACTACAGAGGGGCAGTGGGGGCAATGCTGGTCTATGACATAAGCAAGCGTCAGTCGTTTGATCATATAGCAAGGTGGTTAGAGGAATTGCGGGAGCATGCTGATAATAACACTGTCATCATGCTTGTAGGTAACAAGTCTGACCTGGGGACCCTTCGAGCTGTTCCAACTGAGGATGCCAAAGAATTTGCCGAAAAGGAAAACCTCTTCTTCATGGAGACGTCAGCTCTCGAGTCCACTAATGTTGAATCAGCTTTCCTTTCTGTTCTGACAGAGATTTATCGAGTTGTCAGCAAGAAGAGCCTTGTTGCAAATGACGAACATGGACATGGAGGAAATGTTTCACTTCTCAAAGGAACCAACATTGTTGTTCCTGGACAGGAGCCGGAACCGGAAGCAAGGAGTTCAGGTTGTTGCAGTAGATCATAG
- the LOC110619213 gene encoding transcription factor bHLH130 has protein sequence MSLLYSPSFNYQNGELRRNQEYMDLNQHHYHQEQHQQNSGLMRYRSAPSSFLQSLVNGTSSHGGDGGGVEGEDYRYFRSSSPEMDTMLARFMSTCNGSGDSNPQNLQEYGERPAMKQEIEDSQMVYQSLPINDLTDDGNPVNVGNSVDNTYGVMNSMALENSMQASKMSTLNGSNLVRQNSSPAVFFSNLGVDNGFTVTKDGGSFRACNGLNAEASPSISRLSNHLNFPSGQRFLPRIAEIGEENPGASSPEGNTGKRQYMNFGNDSWDDSSSNDFKRLRSNDGHVFSGLNMLDNQNGNSGNRSTGLTHHLSLPKTASEMATIEKFLQFQGSVPCKIRAKRGCATHPRSIAERVRRTRISERMRKLQDLFPNMDKQTNTADMLDLAVEYIKDLQKQVKNLKDTRAKCTCSSKQKLYLNASA, from the exons ATGAGTCTCTTGTATAGTCCTAGTTTCAATTACCAAAATGGAGAATTAAGAAGGAATCAAGAATACATGGATTTGAATCAGCATCATTACCATCAAGAACAACACCAGCAGAATTCTGGCCTAATGCGGTATCGCTCAGCACCAAGCTCATttcttcagagtcttgtcaatGGCACCAGTAGCCATGGGGGTGATGGTGGGGGCGTTGAAGGTGAAGATTACCGCTATTTTCGATCTTCGAGCCCTGAGATGGATACCATGTTGGCAAGATTTATGTCAACATGTAATGGTTCAGGGGATTCCAATCCTCAGAATTTGCAAGAATATGGAGAAAGACCAGCAATGAAGCAGGAAATAGAGGATTCACAAATGGTTTATCAAAGTTTACCAATCAATGATTTGACTGATGATGGAAATCCTGTGAATGTTGGAAATTCTGTTGATAACACTTACGGTGTTATGAACTCGATGGCCTTGGAGAATTCTATGCAGGCATCGAAGATGAGTACTTTGAATGGATCCAATCTTGTTAGGCAAAACAGCTCTCCAGCTGTATTTTTCTCCAACCTAGGCGTTGACAACG GCTTCACTGTAACAAAAGATGGGGGCAGTTTTCGAGCTTGCAATGGCTTGAACGCAGAAGCTAGCCCATCTATTAGTAGGTTAAGCAATCATCTAAACTTCCCATCAGGGCAGAGGTTTTTGCCTCGGATTGCTGAAATTGGAGAGGAAAATCCTGGTGCAAGTAGTCCTGAAGGTAACACTGGCAAGAGACAGTACATGAATTTTGGAAATGACTCGTGGGATGATTCTTCATCGAATGACTTTAAACGGTTAAGAAGTAATGATGGGCATGTATTTTCTGGCTTAAATATGTTGGACAATCAG AATGGGAATTCTGGAAACCGCTCAACCGGTTTGACTCACCACCTGAGCTTGCCTAAGACAGCTTCAGAGATGGCAACTATAGAGAAGTTCCTGCAATTCCAAGGTTCTGTTCCCTGTAAGATTCGAGCGAAAAGGGGCTGCGCTACTCATCCTCGAAGTATTGCAGAGAGG GTAAGAAGAACGCGAATCAGCGAAAGAATGAGGAAACTGCAGGATCTTTTCCCCAACATGGACAAG CAAACAAACACAGCAGATATGTTAGATTTGGCAGTTGAATACATTAAAGACCTTCAAAAACAGGTTAag AACCTGAAAGATACAAGAGCAAAGTGCACATGTTCAAGTAAACAGAAACTGTATTTGAATGCGTCTGCTTGA
- the LOC110619188 gene encoding SURP and G-patch domain-containing protein 1-like protein, translating to MDKEAPSSLFVNDGSFMERFKQLQQENGKDQEKDKGAVEKESKPKTIISGTPIPKPSTGKITMQLKSNSASKTPQLPTGGKLAFSLKQKSKIVAPPVKLGEDEEDEDETDAGSVSVDTSAKRQKLGELDAPEKSKQVDVAPPSPSDPTVKKVADKLASFVAKNGRQFEHITRQKNPGDTPFTFLFDKTCSDYKYYEFRLAEEERALSQTKYTEISPGGATSSLASKSTGSSQRLHQQQLNYQIPTSALYDVTDELGGPFTSAQTASAGRTAAGESSASGGTDPIAMMEFYMKKAAQEEKRRQPKQSKDEMPPPSSLQGAPSKRGHHMGDYIPQEELEKFLASCNDATAHRAAKETAERSKIQADNVGHKLLSKMGWKEGEGLGSSRNGMADPIMAGNVKKDNLGVGAHQPGEVTSEDDIYEQYKKRMMLGYRYRPNPLNNPRKAYY from the exons ATGGATAAAGAAGCACCTTCTAGTCTTTTTGTTAATGATGGTTCATTCATGGAGAGGTTCAAACAACTTCAGCAAGAGAATGGAAAGGACCAAGAGAAGGATAAAGGTGCTGTAGAGAAGGAATCTAAACCAAAAACAATCATTTCAGGGACGCCAATTCCTAAGCCTTCTACTGGTAAAATAACTATGCAATTAAAGAGTAATAGTGCAAGCAAGACCCCTCAGCTTCCTACTGGTGGAAAACTTGCATTCAGCTTGAAACAGAAGTCAAAAATTGTGGCTCCTCCTGTTAAGTTGGGTGAAGATGAGGAGGATGAAGATGAAACAGATGCTGGGAGTGTTTCAGTTGATACATCAGCAAAACGACAGAAGTTGGGTGAACTGGATGCCCCTGAAAAATCAAAACAAGTGGATGTTG CACCACCTTCCCCAAGTGATCCTACAGTGAAGAAAGTTGCAGACAAACTGGCAAGTTTTGTTGCCAAAAATGGAAGGCAATTTGAGCATATCACACGGCAGAAGAACCCAGGGGACACACCATTTAC ATTTCTATTTGACAAGACTTGCTCAGACTACAAATACTATGAGTTTCGGCTTGCTGAAGAGGAGAGGGCTCTTTCACAGACCAAGTATACTGAAATCTCTCCTGGTG GTGCTACAAGTTCTTTAGCTTCTAAATCCACAGGCAGTTCTCAAAGGTTGCATCAGCAGCAACTAAATTACCAAATCCCCACCTCAGCTCTGTATGACGTCACAGATGAGCTTGGGGGTCCATTCACTTCAGCACAAACAGCATCAGCAGGAAGAACTG CTGCAGGTGAATCTAGTGCTTCTGGAGGTACAGATCCCATAGCAATGATGGAATTCTACATGAAGAAGGCGGCTCAAGAAGAGAAAAGGAGACAGCCTAAACAGTCAAAAGATGAAATGCCCCCACCTTCTTCCCTTCAAG GAGCTCCATCAAAAAGAGGTCATCACATGGGTGACTACATTCCACAAGAAGAACTTGAGAAATTCTTGGCTTCCTGTAATGATGCAACTGCACATCGTGCTGCTAAAGAGACAGCTGAAAGGTCAAAAATCCAGGCTGATAATGTTGGGCATAAACTTCTGTCCAAAATGGGTTGGAAAGAag GTGAGGGTCTTGGGAGCTCCAGAAATGGCATGGCAGATCCCATCATGGCTGGTAATGTAAAGAAGGACAACCTGGGTGTTGGTGCTCACCAGCCTGGGGAGGTGACTTCTGAAGATGATATATATGAACAGTATAAGAAGCGAATGATGCTTGGTTACCGTTACAGGCCCAATCCTCTG AACAACCCTCGAAAAGCATATTACTGA